Proteins from one Cicer arietinum cultivar CDC Frontier isolate Library 1 chromosome 3, Cicar.CDCFrontier_v2.0, whole genome shotgun sequence genomic window:
- the LOC101496729 gene encoding uncharacterized protein has translation MAPEISKTHETVRSSECEDSDSELEQLECDLKEMAHKILEYRATLPEQFKSTLLSVLDAQRPFLPQLNSGASEQNISREESSSAPEDPETAEKLKLLNEKISSNCSAMPIVLKRMKDCIAKIEMLNSYNAASIYPAISRKKTG, from the exons ATGGCTCCAGAAATTTCGAAAACCCATGAAACAGTTCGGAGCTCCGAATGCGAAGATTCGGATTCAGAGTTGGAGCAGTTGGAGTGTGATTTGAAGGAAATGGCGCACAAGATTCTAGAATACCGAGCAACTCTTCCTGAACAGTTCAAATCCACACTCCTTTCCGTTCTCGATGCCCAAAGACCCTTTCTTCCACAACTCAATTCAG GTGCTTCGGAACAAAACATCTCCAGAGAAGAAAGTTCATCTGCACCAGAAGATCCAGAGACTGCTGAGAAACTAAAATTACTAAATGAAAAGATCTCAAGCAATTGCTCTGCTATGCCAATAGTTTTGAAAAGGATGAAAGATTGCATTGCCAAAATTGAAATGTTAAATTCGTACAATGCTGCAAGCATATATCCAGCCATCAGTAGGAAGAAGACTGGATAA
- the LOC101496397 gene encoding bifunctional protein FolD 4, chloroplastic yields MASSIFTHCHSSPSSTTAFFLRRRHPVHVGPTSLRFFSIPSSPPSSHLLSLAASATEASAKVIDGKSVAKQIREEIAAEVSRMREAVGVIPGLAVILVGDRKDSATYVRNKKKACESVGINSLEVNLPEDSTEEEVLNYISSYNDDPLVHGILVQLPLPSHMNEQNVLNAVTIEKDVDGFHPLNIGRLAMRGREPLFVPCTPKGCIELLRRYGVSIKGKRAVVIGRSNIVGTPAALLLQREDATVSVVHSRTSNPEEIIRQADIIISAVGQPNMVRGSWIKPGAVIIDVGINPVDDPSSSRGYKLVGDVCYEEAIKVASAVTPVPGGVGPMTIAMLLQNTLNSAKRIHSFE; encoded by the exons ATGGCTTCTTCTATTTTCACTCATTGCCATTCTTCTCCTTCTTCCACTACCGCTTTCTTCCTCCGCCGCCGTCACCCCGTTCATGTGGGTCCCACCTCTCTCCGCTTTTTTTCCATTCCCTCCTCTCCCCCTTCATCCCATCTTCTCTCCCTTG CTGCTAGTGCTACTGAGGCTTCTGCTAAGGTGATTGATGGAAAATCAGTGGCAAAGCAAATCAGAGAAGAAATAGCTGCTGAAGTCTCCAGGATGAGAGAAGCCGTGGGTGTGATTCCAGGATTAGCTGTGATCCTTGTTGGAGATAGAAAGGACTCTGCAACTTACGTGCGTAACAAGAAGAAGGCTTGTGAATCTGTTGGGATAAATTCTTTGGAAGTAAATTTGCCCGAGGATTCCACAGAAGAAGAAGTTTTGAACTATATTTCAAGCTACAACGACGATCCTTTGGTTCATGGGATTCTTGTTCAGCTACCTTTACCATCT CATATGAATGAACAAAATGTCTTGAATGCTGTAACAATCGAGAAGGATGTAGACGGTTTTCATCCATTGAATATTGGTCGACTTGCCATGCGAGGTAGAGAACCCCTGTTTGTTCCTTGTACACCAAAGGGATGCATAGAACTACTCCGCAGATATGGTGTTTCAATTAAAGGAAAGAGGGCGGTTGTGATCGGTCGGAGTAATATTGTTGGAACGCCAGCTGCTCTTTTGCTCCAA AGGGAAGATGCTACTGTCAGTGTTGTCCATTCAAGAACTAGTAATCCTGAAGAGATCATAAGACAGGCAGATATCATCATCTCTGCTGTTGGCCAACCAAACATGGTTAGGGGAAGCTGGATAAAACCCGGTGCAGTCATTATCGATGTCGGAATCAACCCGGTAGAT GATCCAAGTAGCTCTCGAGGCTATAAGTTGGTCGGAGATGTTTGTTATGAAGAAGCCATAAAAGTTGCCTCTGCTGTTACACCTGTTCCCGGAGGAGTTGGTCCAATGACTATTGCAATGCTTCTACAAAATACACTCAACTCGGCAAAGAGAATTCACAGTTTTGAATAA